A single genomic interval of Streptomyces sp. BA2 harbors:
- a CDS encoding winged helix-turn-helix domain-containing protein — MESQETPESPRPAERSIRLTDPRALRAYAHPTRMALVGLLRRSGPFTATRAAELTGESVASCSYHLRILAKYGLVEEAPGGRGRQKPWQATAQFTDWPGYSEDPSIAEASDALSAAVAERYFERAVRAMEQRHRLPRVWREAEEFSDTLLHLTPDELTGIIERFDGLLQPYEDRENAPDRRPEGARPVSLLRLAFVDREIPEEVPDDDTEPRDMEAGGTEAGG, encoded by the coding sequence ATGGAGAGCCAGGAGACCCCCGAGAGCCCCAGACCCGCTGAGCGCAGCATTCGCCTCACCGACCCCCGCGCCCTGCGCGCCTACGCCCACCCCACGCGCATGGCCCTGGTCGGACTGCTGCGGCGGAGCGGGCCGTTCACGGCCACCCGTGCCGCCGAGCTGACCGGCGAGTCCGTGGCCAGCTGCTCGTACCACCTGCGGATACTGGCGAAGTACGGGCTCGTCGAGGAGGCGCCCGGCGGCCGGGGGCGTCAGAAGCCGTGGCAGGCGACCGCGCAGTTCACCGACTGGCCCGGATACAGCGAGGACCCGTCCATCGCCGAGGCGTCGGACGCGCTGAGCGCGGCGGTCGCCGAGCGGTACTTCGAGCGTGCCGTCCGGGCCATGGAGCAACGCCACCGGCTGCCACGCGTCTGGCGCGAGGCGGAGGAGTTCAGCGACACGCTCCTCCACCTCACCCCCGATGAGCTGACCGGCATCATCGAGCGCTTCGACGGGCTGCTGCAGCCCTACGAGGACCGCGAGAACGCCCCGGACCGGCGCCCCGAAGGCGCGCGCCCCGTCAGCCTGCTGCGCCTCGCCTTCGTCGACCGGGAGATCCCCGAGGAAGTCCCGGACGATGACACGGAGCCCCGCGACATGGAGGCCGGTGGCACGGAGGCCGGTGGGTGA
- a CDS encoding NAD(P)H-dependent amine dehydrogenase family protein, producing the protein MISTVVWGTGNVGRAAIRAVEAHPALKLTAVLVHSPDKVGRDAADLAGLQGQLGIPATDDIDAVLAASPQAVVYAASGDIRPDEALDDVGRAIRAGAVVVTPALYALYDQRNAPAELRDPLLAAVAEGGGSLFVSGVDPGWGNDVLPLLISGLGSTVDGIRCQEIFDYSTYDQEDSVRHLIGMGHPMDYAPLMLAETVPTMVWGGQIRLMARALGVELDDIRETLERRALDTSVSTRTMGDFDAGTQGAVRFEVQGIVGGEPRIVIEHVTRIHPSCAPDWPTPPDGAGAHRVIIEGRPRIEVTVEATDEGENRSAGGNATAVGRLVGAIDWLVDADPGLYDALDVPLRPATGKLGRSKQ; encoded by the coding sequence ATGATTTCCACGGTTGTCTGGGGTACCGGAAATGTCGGCCGCGCGGCCATCCGTGCCGTCGAGGCCCACCCGGCGCTGAAGCTCACGGCCGTGCTCGTCCACAGTCCCGACAAGGTCGGCCGCGACGCGGCCGACCTCGCCGGTCTCCAGGGGCAGTTGGGCATACCGGCGACCGACGACATCGACGCGGTCCTCGCGGCCTCGCCCCAGGCCGTGGTGTACGCGGCATCCGGCGACATCCGCCCCGACGAGGCCCTGGACGACGTCGGCCGGGCGATCCGGGCCGGAGCCGTCGTCGTCACCCCGGCGCTGTACGCCCTCTACGACCAGCGCAACGCACCGGCCGAGCTGCGGGATCCGCTCCTGGCCGCCGTCGCGGAAGGCGGCGGCTCCCTCTTCGTGTCCGGCGTCGACCCCGGCTGGGGCAACGACGTGCTGCCGCTCCTGATCAGCGGACTCGGCAGCACCGTCGACGGGATCCGCTGCCAGGAGATCTTCGACTACTCCACGTACGACCAGGAGGATTCCGTACGCCACCTGATCGGCATGGGGCATCCGATGGACTACGCGCCCCTCATGCTCGCCGAGACCGTACCGACCATGGTGTGGGGCGGCCAGATCCGGCTGATGGCTAGGGCGCTCGGCGTCGAACTCGACGACATCCGCGAGACGTTGGAGCGGCGCGCGCTCGACACGTCGGTGAGCACGCGGACGATGGGCGACTTCGACGCGGGAACCCAGGGCGCGGTGCGGTTCGAGGTGCAGGGCATCGTCGGGGGCGAACCCCGCATCGTCATCGAGCACGTCACCCGCATCCACCCGTCCTGCGCACCGGACTGGCCGACGCCGCCCGACGGCGCGGGCGCGCACCGCGTGATCATCGAGGGCCGCCCGCGCATCGAGGTCACGGTCGAGGCCACCGACGAGGGCGAGAACCGGTCAGCGGGCGGCAACGCCACCGCGGTCGGCCGGCTGGTCGGCGCCATCGACTGGCTCGTGGACGCGGACCCCGGACTCTACGACGCGCTCGACGTCCCGCTGCGCCCCGCGACCGGCAAGCTCGGAAGGAGCAAGCAATGA
- a CDS encoding ABC transporter substrate-binding protein — translation MSGSRHRVHPLPGAPLDRRALLAAAAAGALATACGTASGQPPGKVAVLGDSAAWEKPMAAAGAAMKSAAGLQLVPEVNPSLESFEQVVKSSLRTSKTPDMLKYWSGYRLQDLARTGGIVDLTRQWDSAVRKGWADASLRDAFTYRERVYGLPMNLAYWVFFYNIEVFEEHRLQVPETWDEFLATCERLKKSGITPLHGSAADRWPSFIWFQEILSRQDPQFYEDLMNGRERYTDPRAERALRTLESFFDKDWFTSMDMSHADAAAAVVHGKVGMVPCGTWLGSTLVGAGAKPGKNLGAFVLPMADPKARPCVIFESSALVSTVKGPDRQEALKAAGNWLRPAVMKAFSHTLQDGCPNPKVEPPNPVIAGLAKKVRGDKLWLLNRFWEQGPPELVEATVDDLAGFLLNPSSARKTLRTMQDRADEAWQVWREAEET, via the coding sequence ATGTCAGGTAGTCGTCACCGCGTTCATCCGCTGCCAGGTGCTCCGCTCGACCGTCGTGCCCTCCTCGCCGCGGCCGCCGCCGGAGCGCTCGCCACGGCCTGCGGAACCGCGAGCGGGCAGCCTCCCGGCAAGGTCGCCGTACTCGGTGACAGTGCGGCCTGGGAGAAGCCGATGGCCGCGGCGGGAGCCGCCATGAAGTCCGCGGCGGGCCTCCAACTGGTGCCCGAGGTCAACCCGTCCCTGGAGTCGTTCGAGCAGGTCGTCAAGTCGTCGCTGCGCACCAGCAAGACACCGGACATGCTCAAGTACTGGTCGGGCTACCGGCTCCAGGACCTCGCCCGAACGGGCGGCATCGTCGACCTGACCCGGCAGTGGGACAGCGCCGTCAGGAAGGGCTGGGCCGATGCTTCCTTACGGGACGCGTTCACCTACCGGGAGCGGGTCTACGGCCTGCCGATGAACCTCGCGTACTGGGTGTTCTTCTACAACATCGAGGTGTTCGAGGAGCACCGACTCCAAGTCCCCGAGACCTGGGACGAGTTCCTCGCCACCTGCGAGCGGCTCAAGAAAAGCGGGATCACCCCGCTGCACGGCTCGGCGGCCGACCGCTGGCCCTCCTTCATCTGGTTCCAGGAGATCCTCAGCCGCCAAGACCCCCAGTTCTACGAAGACTTGATGAACGGCCGCGAGCGGTACACCGATCCGCGCGCCGAACGCGCCCTGCGCACCCTGGAGTCCTTCTTCGACAAGGACTGGTTCACCTCCATGGACATGAGCCACGCGGACGCCGCGGCGGCCGTCGTCCACGGCAAGGTCGGGATGGTGCCCTGCGGCACCTGGCTCGGCTCCACCCTCGTGGGCGCGGGCGCGAAGCCCGGCAAGAACCTCGGTGCCTTCGTCCTCCCCATGGCGGATCCCAAGGCCCGTCCATGCGTCATCTTCGAGTCCAGCGCCCTCGTCTCCACCGTCAAAGGCCCCGACAGGCAAGAGGCGTTGAAGGCGGCAGGCAACTGGCTGCGGCCCGCCGTCATGAAAGCTTTCTCGCACACCCTCCAGGACGGCTGCCCCAACCCGAAGGTCGAGCCCCCGAACCCGGTGATCGCCGGCCTCGCAAAGAAGGTGCGCGGCGACAAGCTCTGGCTGCTCAACCGCTTCTGGGAACAGGGCCCGCCCGAACTGGTCGAGGCAACCGTCGACGATCTCGCCGGGTTCCTGCTGAATCCCTCGTCGGCCCGCAAGACCCTGCGCACCATGCAGGACCGCGCGGACGAGGCCTGGCAGGTGTGGAGGGAGGCGGAGGAGACATGA
- a CDS encoding carbohydrate ABC transporter permease: MTEIVTPARHTAKPVRVRRRVPTRSPHQAVRGNGRLGGPLAALPWALPAFAFVGVLLVYPFFRSVYGSFFEDNGFTSSFTGLDNYARLADDPIFGRSLLNTLMWVAGTLLLPVLAGLLIAVATHRTRFGGIAQLIIVLPYAISAAATAVLWNFMLTSDGAVNQVLRGIGLDSWAQTWLLEWPQNTLSMIVASTWQATGLNVVLFAIGLRAIPQDTVEAAQLDGASGWRMFRYVTLPQLRAVTVVVVGMAIVNSLKAFDMIWILTKGGPSRSSETLALSMYREAFRLFHVGYGSAIALVLSVIVVASSWMYLRRQMPETDSRAADAKA, encoded by the coding sequence ATGACCGAGATCGTGACCCCCGCCCGGCACACCGCGAAACCCGTGCGCGTACGCCGCCGCGTCCCGACCCGCAGCCCGCACCAGGCCGTCCGCGGCAACGGCAGGCTCGGCGGTCCGCTCGCCGCACTGCCCTGGGCGCTGCCCGCCTTCGCCTTCGTCGGCGTACTCCTCGTCTATCCCTTCTTCCGCAGCGTCTACGGCAGCTTCTTCGAGGACAACGGCTTCACCAGCAGCTTCACCGGACTCGACAACTACGCCCGGCTCGCCGACGACCCGATCTTCGGCCGGTCGCTGCTCAACACCCTGATGTGGGTGGCCGGGACCCTGCTCCTGCCCGTCCTCGCCGGACTGCTCATCGCCGTCGCCACGCACCGGACGCGGTTCGGTGGCATCGCTCAACTCATCATCGTGCTGCCCTACGCCATCTCCGCCGCCGCCACCGCCGTCCTGTGGAACTTCATGCTGACCTCCGACGGCGCGGTCAACCAGGTCCTTCGCGGGATCGGCCTCGACTCATGGGCGCAGACCTGGCTCCTGGAGTGGCCGCAGAACACGCTCTCGATGATCGTCGCCAGTACGTGGCAGGCAACCGGGCTGAATGTCGTGCTCTTCGCGATCGGTCTTCGCGCCATCCCTCAAGACACCGTCGAAGCCGCCCAGTTGGACGGCGCGAGCGGCTGGCGGATGTTCCGGTACGTCACGCTGCCCCAGCTGCGGGCCGTGACGGTCGTCGTGGTCGGGATGGCCATCGTGAACAGCCTCAAGGCGTTCGACATGATCTGGATCCTCACCAAGGGCGGCCCGTCCCGCTCCTCCGAGACCCTCGCCCTGAGCATGTACCGCGAGGCGTTCCGGCTCTTCCACGTCGGCTACGGCTCCGCGATCGCCCTCGTCCTCTCGGTGATCGTCGTCGCCTCCTCCTGGATGTACCTGCGCCGCCAGATGCCCGAGACCGACTCCCGTGCCGCCGACGCCAAGGCCTGA
- a CDS encoding ABC transporter transmembrane domain-containing protein — protein sequence MSSSSPSGRDVLRESIRGQRRDVAVGSVLGSGHQIGEALVPVLIGVAIDQAVTDSDTGALLLCLGVLAVGYVALALSFRFGATAGERAAARAEHTLRISLVRRILDPGGGAEEGRLPGALANIATEDAKRVGAVNMALMAGISALTGILTCAVVLLRMSLTLGLVVLLGTPVLLWLGHLLSKPLESRSEAEQERAAHASAVAADLVTGLRILKGIGGESAAIARYRTTSRDSLGATLKAARAQAFQSGVVLALTGCLIAAVALVGGRLAAQGSISLGELVSAVGLALFLIGPLETLSWVNAEFAQGRASAGRIAEVVATAPAVTGGDRSLPVPVRGAVRLDGVRHGGLRGVDLDITPGELLGVVATDPAHAGDLLRCLARRTDPDTGTVELDGIPLRDLDPAELRTAMLVAEHDADLFEGTVRDNVTAAASDATDPEQAMAAAGVAQVARTLPDGEHTPVGERGRSLSGGQRQRVALARALAAEPPVLVVHDPTTAVDAVTEARIAAGLREIRKGRTTVLVTTSPALLSVTDRVALLDEGRVTDTAPHAELIQRHEAYRTAVLA from the coding sequence GTGAGTTCTTCAAGTCCGTCGGGGCGGGACGTCCTGAGAGAGTCGATACGGGGCCAGCGGCGCGATGTCGCCGTCGGCTCGGTGCTGGGTTCCGGGCACCAGATAGGCGAGGCGCTCGTCCCCGTCCTGATCGGCGTCGCGATCGACCAGGCCGTCACCGACTCCGACACCGGCGCCCTGCTCCTGTGTCTCGGTGTCCTCGCCGTCGGCTATGTGGCGCTCGCGCTGAGCTTCCGCTTCGGCGCCACGGCCGGTGAGCGGGCCGCCGCCCGCGCCGAGCACACGCTGCGCATTTCCCTCGTACGACGCATCCTCGACCCCGGCGGCGGAGCCGAGGAAGGCCGGCTGCCCGGCGCCCTCGCCAACATCGCGACCGAGGACGCCAAGCGGGTCGGCGCCGTCAACATGGCCCTGATGGCCGGGATCTCGGCGCTGACCGGCATCCTCACCTGCGCCGTCGTCCTGCTGCGGATGTCGCTGACGCTCGGCCTCGTCGTGCTGCTCGGCACACCGGTGCTGCTCTGGCTCGGGCATCTCCTGAGCAAGCCGCTGGAGAGCCGCAGCGAGGCCGAGCAGGAGCGCGCGGCGCACGCCTCCGCCGTAGCCGCCGACCTGGTGACCGGCCTGCGGATCCTCAAGGGCATCGGCGGTGAGTCGGCGGCCATCGCCCGCTACCGCACCACCAGCCGCGACTCCCTCGGTGCCACCCTGAAGGCGGCACGTGCCCAGGCCTTCCAGAGCGGTGTGGTCCTTGCCCTCACGGGGTGCCTGATCGCCGCCGTCGCACTGGTCGGAGGCAGGCTGGCCGCCCAGGGCAGCATCAGCCTGGGCGAACTGGTGTCGGCGGTCGGTCTTGCGCTCTTCCTCATCGGCCCTCTGGAGACGCTCTCCTGGGTCAACGCCGAGTTCGCCCAGGGCCGGGCATCGGCAGGACGGATCGCGGAGGTCGTCGCCACCGCGCCCGCCGTCACCGGCGGGGACCGGAGCCTGCCCGTGCCGGTGCGCGGAGCGGTACGCCTCGACGGCGTGCGGCACGGCGGGCTGCGCGGAGTGGACCTGGACATCACGCCCGGCGAGCTGCTCGGCGTGGTCGCGACCGACCCCGCGCACGCAGGCGACCTGCTGCGCTGCCTGGCCCGGCGGACCGATCCCGACACCGGGACCGTGGAGCTCGACGGCATACCCCTGCGGGACCTCGACCCGGCCGAACTGCGCACGGCGATGCTGGTCGCCGAGCACGACGCGGACCTCTTCGAAGGCACCGTCCGCGACAACGTCACCGCCGCCGCGTCCGACGCCACCGACCCGGAGCAGGCGATGGCGGCCGCCGGAGTCGCCCAGGTCGCCCGGACACTGCCGGACGGCGAGCACACGCCGGTCGGTGAGCGCGGCCGCTCGCTCTCGGGCGGGCAGCGCCAACGCGTCGCCCTCGCACGGGCGCTGGCCGCCGAGCCGCCCGTCCTCGTGGTCCACGATCCGACCACCGCGGTCGACGCCGTGACCGAGGCCCGCATCGCGGCCGGGCTCCGCGAGATCCGCAAGGGCCGCACCACGGTCCTGGTCACCACCAGTCCCGCCCTGCTCTCGGTCACCGACCGGGTGGCCCTCCTGGACGAAGGCCGGGTCACCGACACGGCCCCGCACGCCGAACTGATCCAGCGTCATGAGGCCTATCGCACGGCGGTGTTGGCATGA
- a CDS encoding heme-binding beta-barrel domain-containing protein, protein MFDPAPEHPYPDGHRPDEAPAPHALLAPVLGLLGTWHGRGQGEYPTLDADFTYAQEVTFSHDGRPFLRYEARAWLLDSDDAPLRPSARESGWWRLQPDGRVEALITQPTGIAEIAVGQVSGNTIDLSTSEVARTPTAKEVTATRRRYTVTDDGELTFAHDLEAVGQPLQHHLSARLRRTA, encoded by the coding sequence GTGTTCGACCCCGCACCGGAGCACCCGTACCCCGACGGTCACCGACCGGACGAGGCGCCGGCACCGCACGCGCTCCTCGCGCCCGTGCTCGGTCTCCTGGGCACCTGGCACGGCCGGGGTCAGGGCGAGTACCCGACCCTCGACGCGGACTTCACGTACGCCCAGGAGGTCACCTTCAGCCACGACGGCCGCCCCTTCCTCCGCTACGAGGCACGGGCCTGGCTCCTGGACTCCGACGACGCGCCGCTGCGGCCGTCCGCACGCGAGAGCGGCTGGTGGCGGCTGCAGCCCGACGGGCGGGTGGAGGCGCTCATCACCCAGCCCACCGGCATCGCGGAGATCGCCGTGGGTCAGGTGAGCGGCAACACCATCGACCTCTCCACCAGCGAGGTGGCCCGTACGCCCACCGCCAAGGAGGTCACGGCCACCCGTCGCCGCTACACGGTCACCGACGACGGCGAACTCACCTTCGCCCACGATCTCGAAGCGGTCGGTCAGCCGCTGCAGCACCACCTCTCGGCACGGCTGCGCCGCACGGCGTAG
- a CDS encoding GMC oxidoreductase, which produces MSGSTTRIAVPEGVSRRRFIAGTGSILGAVTLSAQTASASDSASAQTRPAAAAGPIGDGARVPVLVIGTGYGGSVAALRLAQAGVDVHMAEMGMAWDTPGSDGKIFAHTTSPDGRSYWLRTRTKQPLSNFLGFPIDKDIPRYTGILDAEDMGGILVYQGRGVGGGSLVNGGMAVTPKRENFGAVLPSVDAEEMYSTYYPRANAGLGVSTIDPAWFDSVDCYQYSRVGRKHAQRSGFPFLFVPGVYDWDYMKQEAAGTVPRSAVAGEILYGNNYGKKSLQKTYIARATATGKVTISPLHKVTSVSPASGGGYTVVIGQLNTSGTTTATKTVTADKVFFAAGSVGTSKLLVKLKATGALPRLNGEIGKGWGDNGNVMCGRANHMWDATGKVQSSIPTAGIDNWAAGGAFAEVAPLPTGIETYASFYLSITRNPNRAAFSWNAAAGKVELNWQTAWKQPSIDAAKTIFDKINSKEGTIYRTDLFGSYKIWGDHLTYHPLGGAVLNRATDNYGRLHGYSGLYVIDGSLIPGNTSVNPFVTITALAERNIEKIIATDLQRS; this is translated from the coding sequence ATGAGTGGCTCTACCACGCGTATTGCCGTCCCAGAGGGCGTAAGCCGACGAAGATTCATCGCTGGAACTGGTTCTATTCTGGGTGCCGTCACCCTCTCCGCTCAGACCGCTTCCGCTTCCGATTCCGCTTCCGCGCAGACACGACCCGCAGCCGCGGCCGGACCCATCGGCGATGGAGCCCGCGTCCCGGTGCTGGTGATCGGCACCGGGTACGGCGGCTCCGTCGCCGCCCTGCGGCTCGCCCAGGCGGGCGTCGACGTCCACATGGCCGAGATGGGCATGGCCTGGGACACCCCCGGATCCGACGGCAAGATCTTCGCCCACACGACCTCACCCGACGGCCGTTCCTACTGGCTGCGCACCAGGACCAAACAGCCCCTGAGCAACTTCCTCGGCTTCCCCATCGACAAGGACATCCCCCGCTACACCGGAATCCTGGACGCCGAGGACATGGGCGGGATCCTCGTCTACCAGGGCCGCGGCGTCGGCGGCGGTTCGCTGGTCAACGGCGGCATGGCGGTCACGCCCAAGCGCGAGAACTTCGGCGCCGTACTCCCGTCGGTCGACGCCGAGGAGATGTACTCCACCTACTACCCGCGCGCCAACGCCGGTCTCGGCGTCAGCACCATCGACCCCGCCTGGTTCGACAGCGTCGACTGCTACCAGTACTCCCGCGTCGGCCGTAAGCACGCCCAGCGCTCCGGCTTCCCGTTCCTCTTCGTGCCCGGTGTCTATGACTGGGACTACATGAAGCAGGAGGCGGCCGGAACAGTCCCCAGGTCGGCGGTCGCCGGTGAGATCCTCTATGGCAACAACTACGGCAAGAAGTCACTCCAGAAGACCTACATCGCCCGTGCCACCGCCACCGGAAAGGTCACCATCTCCCCGCTGCACAAGGTCACTTCGGTCTCCCCCGCGTCCGGCGGCGGCTACACCGTGGTCATCGGGCAGCTCAACACCAGCGGCACCACCACCGCCACCAAGACGGTGACCGCGGACAAGGTGTTCTTCGCGGCCGGCAGTGTCGGCACCAGCAAGTTGCTGGTCAAACTGAAAGCCACCGGAGCGCTGCCCCGGCTGAACGGGGAGATCGGCAAGGGCTGGGGCGACAACGGCAACGTCATGTGCGGCCGCGCCAACCACATGTGGGACGCGACCGGCAAGGTCCAGTCGTCCATCCCCACGGCCGGCATCGACAACTGGGCGGCCGGTGGCGCGTTCGCCGAGGTCGCGCCGCTGCCCACCGGGATCGAGACGTACGCGTCGTTCTATCTCTCGATCACCAGGAACCCGAACCGTGCCGCCTTCTCCTGGAACGCGGCGGCGGGCAAAGTGGAGCTGAACTGGCAGACGGCCTGGAAGCAGCCCTCCATCGACGCCGCCAAGACCATCTTCGACAAGATCAACTCGAAGGAGGGGACGATCTACCGCACCGATCTGTTCGGCTCGTACAAGATCTGGGGCGACCACCTCACCTACCACCCGCTCGGAGGCGCCGTCCTGAACAGGGCCACCGACAACTACGGCCGTCTGCACGGCTATTCGGGCCTGTACGTCATCGACGGCTCGCTGATCCCCGGCAACACGAGCGTCAATCCGTTCGTCACCATCACGGCGCTCGCCGAACGGAACATCGAGAAGATCATCGCGACCGATCTGCAGCGGTCGTAG
- a CDS encoding MFS transporter, which translates to MKLRDRIPGLLRERGFRRYWTGQTVSLIGDEISLIAIPLAAVLVLGADAAEMGWLKTAELLPTLLLNLPLGAWADRQTRRRRAMIAADLARAALLLTLPVAYLLDALTLGQLYATAFGIGALTVVFDVCNATLFVALVPAERYVQANSLVHGSRSMSWLAGPGAGGLLVQFLTAPFALFADALTYLVSARQLSRIKPVEPEPAPVAKGHFTAGLRWVVKEPTMRALFAWSGTIQFFNYMFHTLFVLYVTVELGLSAGVLGAILGAGAVGGLLGAACSGMVVRRFGVGPSIIVGSLGFTMPLLLIPLASGPLPLVVATLFAAEFLCCVGVMVIDIAAASLQMALIPSAIRSRVMGAYRTLNHGFRPLGALLGGFLGTAVGLRPTLWIGTGGAVLAVLWLLPSPVPGTRELPEPAEDAVRA; encoded by the coding sequence GTGAAGCTCCGGGACCGGATACCCGGCCTGCTGCGCGAGCGGGGCTTCCGGCGCTACTGGACCGGGCAGACCGTCTCGCTCATCGGCGACGAGATCTCGCTGATCGCCATCCCGCTCGCCGCCGTGCTGGTCCTCGGCGCGGACGCCGCCGAGATGGGCTGGCTCAAGACCGCCGAACTGCTGCCCACGCTCCTCCTCAACCTGCCGCTCGGCGCATGGGCCGACCGGCAGACCCGGCGGAGGCGCGCCATGATCGCCGCCGACCTGGCCCGCGCGGCGCTGCTCCTCACGCTGCCGGTGGCCTATCTGCTCGACGCCCTCACTCTCGGGCAGCTCTACGCGACCGCCTTCGGTATCGGCGCGCTGACCGTTGTCTTCGACGTCTGCAACGCCACGCTGTTCGTGGCGCTGGTACCGGCCGAGCGCTATGTGCAGGCCAACTCCCTGGTGCACGGCAGCCGTTCGATGTCCTGGCTGGCCGGTCCCGGGGCGGGCGGTCTCCTTGTGCAGTTCCTCACCGCCCCCTTCGCCCTGTTCGCCGATGCCCTCACCTATCTGGTCTCGGCACGCCAGCTGTCCCGCATCAAGCCCGTGGAGCCCGAACCGGCGCCGGTCGCCAAGGGGCACTTCACGGCCGGGCTGCGCTGGGTCGTCAAGGAGCCGACCATGCGGGCACTCTTCGCCTGGTCCGGCACGATCCAGTTCTTCAACTACATGTTCCACACGCTCTTCGTGCTGTACGTGACGGTCGAACTCGGCCTGAGCGCAGGCGTTCTCGGCGCGATACTCGGCGCGGGCGCCGTCGGCGGACTGTTGGGCGCCGCATGCAGCGGCATGGTCGTACGCCGCTTCGGCGTCGGTCCTTCGATCATCGTCGGCTCGCTCGGCTTCACCATGCCGCTGCTGCTCATCCCCCTCGCGAGCGGCCCGCTGCCGCTGGTCGTCGCCACGCTCTTCGCCGCCGAATTCCTCTGCTGCGTCGGCGTGATGGTCATCGACATCGCCGCGGCGTCGCTCCAGATGGCGCTGATACCCTCCGCCATCCGCTCCCGGGTGATGGGCGCCTACCGGACCCTGAACCACGGTTTCCGCCCGCTGGGCGCCCTGCTTGGCGGCTTCCTCGGCACGGCCGTCGGCCTGCGCCCCACGCTCTGGATCGGCACGGGCGGGGCCGTTCTCGCGGTGCTGTGGCTCCTGCCGTCGCCGGTACCGGGCACCCGGGAACTGCCCGAACCCGCGGAAGACGCCGTGCGGGCCTAG
- a CDS encoding carboxymuconolactone decarboxylase family protein, giving the protein MHIDIPEGQEPIGYVWGEMVPGIGMAAANFSLSVYEHTTLGLREFEAARLRVAQINGCLFCLDWRTEREGRKVEEEFAEAVAQWRTTDAFDDRTRLAAEYAERYALDHHGLDEEFWARMTAHYSQREIVELSMSIGSWLAFGRLNHVLGLDAVCVLPGH; this is encoded by the coding sequence ATGCACATAGACATTCCCGAGGGGCAGGAGCCGATCGGGTACGTGTGGGGCGAGATGGTCCCCGGGATCGGCATGGCGGCGGCGAACTTCTCGCTGTCGGTGTACGAGCACACGACCCTGGGGCTGCGGGAGTTCGAGGCGGCGCGGCTGCGTGTCGCGCAGATCAACGGGTGCCTGTTCTGCCTCGACTGGCGGACCGAGCGCGAGGGCCGGAAGGTCGAGGAGGAGTTCGCCGAAGCGGTGGCCCAGTGGCGCACCACCGATGCCTTCGACGACCGGACACGTCTTGCCGCCGAGTACGCCGAGCGGTACGCCCTGGATCACCATGGACTTGACGAGGAGTTCTGGGCGCGGATGACCGCGCACTACAGCCAGCGCGAGATCGTGGAACTGAGCATGAGCATCGGCTCCTGGCTGGCGTTCGGCCGGCTCAACCATGTGCTCGGCCTGGACGCGGTATGCGTCCTGCCCGGGCACTGA
- a CDS encoding lytic polysaccharide monooxygenase auxiliary activity family 9 protein, translating to MHRKRKLAAMIGAGLAPVLALTLPTGSASAHGYVNAPASRQAQCAARTIACGDIKYEPQSVEGPKGLRSCHGGNARFAELNDDSKGWKVSDVSRTQTFTWTFTARHRTANYEYFVDGTKVATIDGGNQQPPATVSHQVNLGSATGRHKVLAVWNIGDTSNAFYACIDVNIR from the coding sequence ATGCACAGGAAGCGGAAGTTGGCCGCCATGATCGGTGCGGGTCTCGCGCCGGTCCTCGCCCTCACCCTGCCGACGGGTTCGGCCAGCGCGCACGGATACGTCAACGCACCGGCAAGCCGGCAGGCGCAGTGCGCCGCGCGCACGATCGCCTGCGGCGACATCAAGTACGAACCGCAGAGCGTCGAGGGGCCCAAGGGCCTGCGCAGTTGCCATGGCGGCAACGCCAGGTTCGCGGAGCTGAACGACGACAGCAAGGGCTGGAAGGTCAGCGACGTGAGCAGGACGCAGACCTTCACCTGGACGTTCACCGCACGGCACCGCACCGCGAACTACGAGTACTTCGTCGACGGCACGAAGGTCGCCACGATCGACGGCGGCAACCAGCAGCCGCCGGCCACCGTCTCGCACCAGGTCAACCTCGGCAGCGCCACCGGCAGGCACAAGGTGCTCGCGGTCTGGAACATAGGCGACACGTCGAACGCCTTCTACGCGTGCATCGACGTCAACATCCGTTAG